A single window of Drosophila suzukii chromosome 3, CBGP_Dsuzu_IsoJpt1.0, whole genome shotgun sequence DNA harbors:
- the LOC108013518 gene encoding uncharacterized protein has product MQKPIFIMLDPISDTPLVLAYVFMSLLVLILCFILVNVVHKLLYRSSSSELSSVPIASAAAAQPLKTSIMELDAMKTG; this is encoded by the coding sequence ATGCAAAAACCGATCTTCATCATGCTGGATCCCATTTCGGACACACCGCTGGTCTTGGCCTACGTCTTTATGTCGCTGCTAGTGCTGATTTTGTGCTTCATACTGGTCAATGTGGTCCACAAGCTGTTGTATCGCAGCTCCAGCAGCGAGTTATCATCGGTTCCTATCgcctccgccgccgccgcccaGCCGCTGAAGACCTCCATCATGGAGCTAGACGCCATGAAAACCGGTTAG
- the CSN3 gene encoding COP9 signalosome complex subunit 3 isoform X1 has product MGSALENYVNQVRTLSASGSYRELAEELPESLSLLARNWSILDNVLETLDMQQHSLGVLYVLLAKLHSASTANPEPVQLIQLMRDFVQRNTVEQLRFAVCAFYETCHLFTEFVVQKNLSILGIRILSRAIDQIRQLDTQLTPIHADLCLLSLKAKNFSVVLPYLDADITDISTVAAECKTQQQQQSQHTDANNDAKYFLLYYYYGGMIYTAVKNYERALYFFEVCVTTPAMAMSHIMLEAYKKFLMVSLIVEGKIAYIPKNSQVIGRFMKPMANHYHDLVNVYANSSSEELRIIILKYSEAFTRDNNMGLAKQVATSLYKRNIQRLTKTFLTLSLSDVASRVQLSSAVEAERYILNMIKSGEIYASINQKDGMVLFKDDPEKYNSPDMFLNVQNNITHVLDQVRQINKMEEEIILNPMYVKKALGSQDDDLTSQHPKTFSGDPTD; this is encoded by the exons ATGGGCAGCGCGCTGGAAAACTATGTGAATCAGGTGCGCACGCTGAGTGCATCCG GAAGCTACCGGGAGCTGGCCGAGGAGCTGCCGGAGTCGCTGTCGCTGCTGGCCCGCAATTGGAGCATCCTGGACAACGTGCTGGAGACGCTCGACATGCAGCAGCACTCGCTGGGCGTGCTCTATGTGCTCTTGGCCAAGCTGCACAGTGCATCCACCGCGAATCCGGAGCCGGTGCAGCTCATCCAGCTGATGCGGGACTTTGTGCAGCGCAACACTGTGGAGCAACTGCGCTTTGCCGTCTGCGCCT TCTATGAAACATGCCATCTGTTCACCGAGTTTGTGGTGCAAAAGAACCTCAGCATCCTGGGCATACGCATCCTTTCGCGTGCCATTGACCAGATCCGACAACTGGACACCCAGCTAACGCCCATCCATGCCGATCTCTGCCTGCTCAGCCTGAAGGCGAAAAACTTCAGTGTGGTGCTGCCCTATTTGGATGCGGACATCACTGACATCTCCACCGTGGCCGCCGAGTGCAAGacgcaacagcagcagcagtcccAGCACACG GATGCCAACAACGATGCCAAGTACTTCTTGCTGTACTACTACTACGGCGGCATGATCTACACTGCGGTTAAGAACTACGAGCGTGCTCTGTACTTCTTCGAAGTCTGTGTCACCACACCGGCCATGGCCATGTCGCACATCATGCTGGAGGCATACAAAAAGTTTCTCATGGTTTCACTCATCGTCGAGGGCAAG ATAGCGTATATACCAAAAAACTCACAGGTCATTGGCCGTTTTATGAAGCCGATGGCCAACCACTATCACGACCTGGTCAATGTGTACGCGAATTCGTCCAGCGAAGAGCTGCGCATCATCATACTCAAGTACAGTGAAGCATTTACACGTGATAACAATATGGGACTGGCCAAGCAG GTAGCAACCTCCTTGTACAAGCGGAACATCCAGCGACTAACGAAAACATTTTTGACCCTTTCCCTGAGCGATGTGGCCAGTCGTGTTCAGCTGTCCAGCGCAGTCGAAGCAGAGCGTTACATCCTCAACATG ATCAAGTCGGGTGAAATATATGCCAGCATCAATCAAAAGGACGGCATGGTGTTGTTCAAAGACGATCCAGAGAAGTACAACTCACCGGACATGTTCCTCAACGTGCAAAACAACATAACCCATGTTCTGGATCAAGTTAGGCAGATCAACAAAATGGAGGAGGAGATTATATTAAATCCAATG TATGTGAAAAAGGCTCTTGGCAGCCAGGATGATGACCTAACGTCCCAGCATCCAAAGACTTTCTCGGG CGATCCCACAGATTGA
- the CSN3 gene encoding COP9 signalosome complex subunit 3 isoform X2, which translates to MGSALENYVNQVRTLSASGSYRELAEELPESLSLLARNWSILDNVLETLDMQQHSLGVLYVLLAKLHSASTANPEPVQLIQLMRDFVQRNTVEQLRFAVCAFYETCHLFTEFVVQKNLSILGIRILSRAIDQIRQLDTQLTPIHADLCLLSLKAKNFSVVLPYLDADITDISTVAAECKTQQQQQSQHTDANNDAKYFLLYYYYGGMIYTAVKNYERALYFFEVCVTTPAMAMSHIMLEAYKKFLMVSLIVEGKIAYIPKNSQVIGRFMKPMANHYHDLVNVYANSSSEELRIIILKYSEAFTRDNNMGLAKQATTSLYKRNIQRLTKTFLTLSLSDVASRVQLSSAVEAERYILNMIKSGEIYASINQKDGMVLFKDDPEKYNSPDMFLNVQNNITHVLDQVRQINKMEEEIILNPMYVKKALGSQDDDLTSQHPKTFSGDPTD; encoded by the exons ATGGGCAGCGCGCTGGAAAACTATGTGAATCAGGTGCGCACGCTGAGTGCATCCG GAAGCTACCGGGAGCTGGCCGAGGAGCTGCCGGAGTCGCTGTCGCTGCTGGCCCGCAATTGGAGCATCCTGGACAACGTGCTGGAGACGCTCGACATGCAGCAGCACTCGCTGGGCGTGCTCTATGTGCTCTTGGCCAAGCTGCACAGTGCATCCACCGCGAATCCGGAGCCGGTGCAGCTCATCCAGCTGATGCGGGACTTTGTGCAGCGCAACACTGTGGAGCAACTGCGCTTTGCCGTCTGCGCCT TCTATGAAACATGCCATCTGTTCACCGAGTTTGTGGTGCAAAAGAACCTCAGCATCCTGGGCATACGCATCCTTTCGCGTGCCATTGACCAGATCCGACAACTGGACACCCAGCTAACGCCCATCCATGCCGATCTCTGCCTGCTCAGCCTGAAGGCGAAAAACTTCAGTGTGGTGCTGCCCTATTTGGATGCGGACATCACTGACATCTCCACCGTGGCCGCCGAGTGCAAGacgcaacagcagcagcagtcccAGCACACG GATGCCAACAACGATGCCAAGTACTTCTTGCTGTACTACTACTACGGCGGCATGATCTACACTGCGGTTAAGAACTACGAGCGTGCTCTGTACTTCTTCGAAGTCTGTGTCACCACACCGGCCATGGCCATGTCGCACATCATGCTGGAGGCATACAAAAAGTTTCTCATGGTTTCACTCATCGTCGAGGGCAAG ATAGCGTATATACCAAAAAACTCACAGGTCATTGGCCGTTTTATGAAGCCGATGGCCAACCACTATCACGACCTGGTCAATGTGTACGCGAATTCGTCCAGCGAAGAGCTGCGCATCATCATACTCAAGTACAGTGAAGCATTTACACGTGATAACAATATGGGACTGGCCAAGCAGGCAA CAACCTCCTTGTACAAGCGGAACATCCAGCGACTAACGAAAACATTTTTGACCCTTTCCCTGAGCGATGTGGCCAGTCGTGTTCAGCTGTCCAGCGCAGTCGAAGCAGAGCGTTACATCCTCAACATG ATCAAGTCGGGTGAAATATATGCCAGCATCAATCAAAAGGACGGCATGGTGTTGTTCAAAGACGATCCAGAGAAGTACAACTCACCGGACATGTTCCTCAACGTGCAAAACAACATAACCCATGTTCTGGATCAAGTTAGGCAGATCAACAAAATGGAGGAGGAGATTATATTAAATCCAATG TATGTGAAAAAGGCTCTTGGCAGCCAGGATGATGACCTAACGTCCCAGCATCCAAAGACTTTCTCGGG CGATCCCACAGATTGA
- the LOC108013111 gene encoding zinc finger protein 672 produces MDNLPRIVYVCSLCLRQYDLQEDLRGHLVYFHGYEPISVPNGKRKTAKTSIKQQTPAGRNGQDKQTMEQQLEDSKPSPSEMQPMPFKDFRLVLRTNMLEPCSFGRECPFKFQDAGKMELHSSCHKGGSFSCCECGMELPNWRRCSAHLWKAHQVDVDLLECPAFDCQYKSPTSALVWRHMQVHKKWRPRVLRSLAAVQRRRKLKEQAGEIAPQPAAPPPASKKNKYYAEKTCEICQRNFVNGKTLSKHIKTVHNKIKPFICNVCGKKTARKASLIIHMRQHTGEKPLQCGECKFSTRDPSVLHKHRQRHDSQDKSSLKCSQCDYYCIQANALKRHMRLNHAEAYKDLCCDLCSFTSINAERLQAHKQDHRQGLITNCEDSMDASRAAGFKYPRKVGDKNGEISADCFMPLESVDSLPHEPAVDTGGVTIPAPPSEDTQFPTYLKD; encoded by the exons atggaTAATTTACCGCGAATTGTTTATGTGTGCAGCTTGTGCCTGCGCCAATATGATCTCCAGGAGGATCTCCGGGGACATTTGGTGTACTTCCATGGCTACGAACCCATTTCGGTGCCCAACGGCAAAAGAAAAACAGCAAAGACTTCAATTAAGCAACAAACTCCAGCCGGCAGGAATGGCCAGGATAAACAAACCATGGAACAGCAATTGGAGGACTCCAAGCCATCGCCAAGTGAGATGCAGCCCATGCCCTTTAAGGATTTTCGACTGGTCTTGAGGACTAATATGCTAGAACC GTGCTCCTTCGGCAGGGAGTGCCCCTTCAAGTTCCAGGATGCTGGCAAGATGGAGCTGCACTCAAGTTGCCACAAGGGCGGCAGCTTCTCCTGCTGCGAGTGCGGTATGGAGCTGCCCAACTGGCGGCGTTGCTCTGCTCACCTTTGGAAAGCCCACCAGGTGGATGTGGATCTACTGGAGTGTCCCGCCTTCGATTGCCAGTACAAGTCACCAACTTCCGCCCTCGTGTGGCGACACATGCAGGTCCACAAGAAGTGGCGACCGCGGGTACTCCGCTCGTTGGCCGCCGTTCAGCGGAGGAGAAAACTCAAGGAGCAGGCCGGGGAGATTGCCCCACAACCAGCAGCACCTCCTCCCGCCTCCAAGAAGAACAAATATTATGCGGAGAAGACCTGCGAGATTTGTCAACGCAACTTCGTCAATGGCAAAACTCTCTCCAAGCATATCAAAACTGTGCACAACAAAATCAAGCCATTTATCTGCAATGTGTGTGGCAAGAAGACGGCACGCAAGGCTAGTTTGATA ATCCACATGCGTCAGCACACAGGCGAGAAGCCTCTGCAGTGCGGAGAGTGCAAGTTTTCCACTCGCGATCCCAGTGTCCTGCACAAGCACCGCCAGCGCCACGATAGCCAGGACAAGAGCAGTCTAAAGTGCAGCCAATGCGATTACTACTGCATCCAGGCCAATGCCCTAAAGCGTCACATGCGCCTCAATCATGCCGAAGCTTATAAAGACTTATGCTGTGATCTCTGTAGCTTTACTTCCATAAATGCCGAGCGGTTGCAAGCCCACAAGCAGGATCATCGGCAGGGTTTGATCACAAACTGCGAGGACTCCATGGATGCCTCGCGTGCCGCTGGTTTTAAGTATCCCCGCAAGGTGGGCGACAAGAATGGGGAG ATATCAGCTGACTGTTTTATGCCGCTGGAGAGCGTGGATTCATTGCCTCATGAACCAGCTGTGGACACGGGTGGGGTAACCATACCGGCCCCACCCTCTGAGGACACTCAATTCCCCACGTATTTAAAGGATTAA